The Streptomyces spororaveus genome includes a region encoding these proteins:
- the dapA gene encoding 4-hydroxy-tetrahydrodipicolinate synthase — protein MAPISTPQTPFGRVLTAMITPFTADGALDLDGAQQLAVHLVDAGNDGLIINGTTGESPTTTDAEKNDLVRAVVEAVGDRAHVVAGIGTNDTRHTLELARQAERVGAHGLLAVTPYYSKPPQEGLFRHFTAIADATELPVMLYDIPGRSGVPIDTETLVRLAEHPRIVANKDAKGDLGRASWAIAQSGLAWYSGDDMLNLPLLSIGAVGFVSVVSHVVTPDLRAMLEAHLGGDVQKATEIHQKLLPIFTGMFRTQGVMTTKGALNLQGLPAGPLRLPLIELTAEETAQLKIDLAAGGVQL, from the coding sequence ATGGCTCCGATCTCGACTCCGCAGACCCCCTTCGGGCGGGTCCTCACCGCCATGATCACGCCGTTCACGGCTGATGGCGCACTCGACCTCGACGGCGCGCAGCAGCTCGCCGTCCACCTGGTGGACGCAGGCAACGACGGCCTGATCATCAACGGCACCACCGGTGAGTCGCCGACCACCACCGACGCGGAGAAAAACGACCTCGTACGAGCCGTGGTCGAGGCGGTCGGAGACCGCGCCCACGTGGTCGCCGGCATCGGCACCAACGACACCCGCCACACCCTTGAGCTGGCCCGACAGGCCGAGCGCGTCGGCGCGCACGGTCTGCTCGCCGTCACCCCGTACTACAGCAAGCCGCCGCAGGAAGGCCTCTTCCGGCACTTCACGGCGATCGCCGACGCCACCGAGCTGCCGGTCATGCTCTACGACATCCCCGGCCGTAGTGGTGTCCCGATCGACACCGAAACCCTCGTCCGGCTGGCCGAGCACCCCCGTATCGTTGCGAACAAGGACGCCAAGGGCGACCTCGGCCGCGCAAGCTGGGCCATCGCGCAGAGCGGCCTGGCCTGGTACTCGGGCGACGACATGCTGAACCTGCCGCTCCTGTCGATCGGCGCGGTCGGATTCGTTTCCGTGGTCAGCCACGTGGTCACCCCCGACCTGCGCGCCATGCTGGAGGCCCACCTGGGCGGAGACGTCCAGAAGGCGACAGAGATCCACCAGAAGCTGCTCCCGATCTTCACCGGCATGTTCCGTACGCAGGGTGTGATGACCACCAAGGGCGCACTGAACCTGCAGGGCCTGCCCGCGGGCCCGCTGCGGCTCCCGCTGATCGAGCTGACCGCCGAAGAGACGGCCCAGCTCAAGATCGATCTTGCCGCCGGCGGGGTACAGCTCTGA
- the thyX gene encoding FAD-dependent thymidylate synthase: MSETAASDLKPSFRSDVTVELVKHSAADSDVLWAARVSTAGEQSLEELQKDPERSKGLINYLMRDRHGSPFEHNSMTFFISAPIFVFREFMRHRVGWSYNEESGRYRELEPVFYVPDAERKLVQEGRPGKYVFVEGTQAQQELTGRVMEDSYVQAYEAYREMLAAGVAREVARSVLPVGLFSSMYATCNARSLMHFLGLRTQHELAAVPSFPQREIEMVGEKMEQHWAKLMPLTYAAYNGNGRVAP; the protein is encoded by the coding sequence GTGAGCGAAACCGCCGCTTCAGATCTGAAACCCAGCTTCCGCAGTGACGTGACGGTGGAGCTGGTGAAGCACTCCGCCGCCGACTCCGACGTACTGTGGGCCGCTCGCGTCTCCACGGCCGGCGAGCAGTCGCTGGAGGAGCTGCAGAAGGACCCGGAGCGTTCCAAGGGCCTCATCAACTATCTGATGCGCGACCGCCACGGCAGCCCGTTCGAGCACAACTCGATGACCTTCTTCATCAGCGCCCCGATCTTCGTCTTCCGCGAGTTCATGCGCCACCGCGTGGGCTGGTCGTACAACGAGGAGTCGGGCCGCTACAGGGAGCTCGAACCGGTCTTCTACGTCCCGGACGCCGAGCGCAAGCTGGTCCAGGAGGGCCGCCCGGGCAAGTACGTCTTCGTCGAGGGCACCCAGGCGCAGCAGGAACTGACCGGCCGCGTCATGGAGGACTCCTACGTGCAGGCCTACGAGGCCTACCGCGAGATGCTCGCCGCGGGCGTGGCCCGGGAGGTTGCCCGTTCGGTCCTGCCGGTCGGTCTTTTCTCCTCGATGTACGCCACGTGCAACGCCCGCTCGCTGATGCACTTCCTCGGCCTGCGTACGCAGCACGAGCTCGCGGCGGTCCCGTCCTTCCCGCAGCGGGAGATCGAGATGGTCGGCGAGAAGATGGAGCAGCACTGGGCGAAGCTCATGCCGCTGACGTACGCGGCCTACAACGGCAACGGTCGCGTTGCCCCGTAA
- the dapB gene encoding 4-hydroxy-tetrahydrodipicolinate reductase, with protein MSKLRVAVLGAQGRIGAEAVKAVEAAEDMELVAALGRGDKLETLADAGAQVAVELTTPASVMGNLDFLIRHGIHGVVGTTGWTEDRLAQLGTWLDGSPETGVLIAPNFSIGAVLTMKFAAQAARYFESVEVVELHHPNKVDAPSGTATRTAQLIAAARAEAGLGAQPDATATALDGARGADVDGVPVHAVRLRGLLAHQEVLLGGEGETLTIRHDSLHHSSFMPGILLGVRRVTQTPGLTFGLEHFLDLG; from the coding sequence ATGAGCAAGCTGCGCGTGGCAGTCCTAGGAGCCCAGGGCCGGATCGGCGCCGAGGCCGTCAAGGCGGTCGAGGCCGCCGAGGACATGGAACTGGTCGCGGCGCTCGGCCGCGGCGACAAGCTGGAGACGCTGGCCGACGCCGGTGCCCAGGTCGCGGTCGAGCTGACCACTCCGGCATCGGTGATGGGGAACCTGGACTTCCTCATCCGCCACGGCATCCACGGAGTGGTCGGTACCACCGGCTGGACCGAGGACCGTCTCGCGCAGCTGGGCACCTGGCTCGACGGTTCGCCGGAGACCGGTGTGCTCATCGCCCCGAACTTCTCCATCGGCGCCGTCCTCACCATGAAGTTCGCCGCCCAGGCCGCCCGCTACTTCGAGTCCGTCGAGGTCGTCGAGCTGCACCACCCCAACAAGGTCGACGCCCCCTCCGGCACCGCGACCCGTACGGCGCAGCTCATCGCGGCCGCCCGTGCCGAGGCCGGCCTCGGCGCCCAGCCCGACGCCACCGCCACCGCCCTCGACGGGGCGCGCGGCGCGGACGTCGACGGCGTCCCGGTGCACGCCGTCCGCCTGCGGGGCCTGCTGGCCCACCAAGAGGTGCTCCTCGGCGGCGAGGGCGAGACCCTGACCATCCGTCACGATTCCCTGCACCACAGCAGCTTCATGCCGGGCATCCTGCTCGGTGTGCGCCGAGTGACGCAGACCCCGGGCCTCACCTTCGGCCTGGAACACTTCCTCGACCTGGGCTGA
- a CDS encoding M16 family metallopeptidase, whose protein sequence is MMSRSSRVTARPSSEGRAVARTQTLLKGSNGIGTVRRTVLPGGLRIVTETLPSVRSATFGIWAHVGSRDETPTLNGATHYLEHLLFKGTQQRSALDISSAIDAVGGEMNAFTAKEYTCYYARVLDTDLPLAIDVVCDMLTGSLIREEDVDAERGVILEEIAMTEDDPGDMVHDLFAQTMYGDTPLGRPVLGTVDTINALGADRIRRFYKKHYDPTHLVVAAAGNVDHNKVVRQVRAAFEKAGALGRTDAEPIGPRTGAKRIRTAGRVDLVNRKTEQAHVVLGMPGLARTDERRWALGVLNTALGGGMSSRLFQEVREKRGLAYSVYSYTSGFADTGLFGVYAGCRPNQVHDVLRICRDELDKVVTEGLADEEIRRAIGQLSGSTVLGLEDTGAIMNRIGKSELCWGDQMSVDDMLARIAAVTPDDVRSVAQDVLAQRPSLAVIGPLKEKQAARLDEAVA, encoded by the coding sequence GTGATGTCGCGTAGTTCCCGTGTGACGGCCCGCCCCTCTTCGGAGGGGCGGGCCGTCGCCCGTACCCAAACCCTCCTCAAGGGCAGCAACGGCATCGGCACCGTCCGGCGCACCGTCCTGCCCGGCGGACTGCGCATCGTCACCGAGACGCTGCCCTCCGTCCGCTCCGCCACCTTCGGCATCTGGGCGCACGTCGGCTCCCGTGACGAGACGCCCACGCTCAACGGCGCCACGCACTACCTGGAGCACCTCCTCTTCAAGGGCACGCAGCAGCGCAGCGCCCTCGACATCTCCTCCGCGATCGACGCGGTCGGCGGCGAGATGAACGCCTTCACGGCGAAGGAGTACACCTGCTACTACGCCCGGGTGCTCGACACCGACCTGCCGCTGGCCATCGACGTGGTCTGCGACATGCTCACCGGCTCGCTGATCCGCGAGGAGGACGTCGACGCCGAGCGCGGCGTCATCCTCGAAGAGATCGCGATGACCGAGGACGACCCGGGCGACATGGTGCACGACCTGTTCGCGCAGACCATGTACGGGGACACCCCCCTGGGGCGTCCGGTCCTCGGCACCGTCGACACGATCAACGCGCTCGGCGCCGACCGGATCCGCCGCTTCTACAAGAAGCACTACGACCCGACCCACCTGGTCGTGGCCGCCGCCGGCAACGTCGACCACAACAAGGTCGTACGCCAGGTCCGCGCCGCCTTCGAGAAGGCCGGCGCCCTCGGCCGTACCGACGCCGAGCCGATCGGCCCGCGCACCGGCGCCAAGCGCATCCGCACGGCCGGCCGCGTCGACCTGGTGAACCGCAAGACCGAGCAGGCCCACGTCGTCCTCGGCATGCCCGGCCTCGCCCGTACCGACGAGCGCCGCTGGGCACTGGGCGTCCTGAACACCGCCCTCGGCGGCGGCATGTCCTCCCGCCTCTTCCAGGAGGTCCGGGAGAAGCGCGGCCTCGCCTACAGCGTGTACTCGTACACCTCGGGCTTCGCCGACACCGGCCTCTTCGGCGTGTACGCGGGCTGCCGCCCCAACCAGGTGCACGACGTGCTCCGGATCTGCCGCGACGAGCTCGACAAGGTCGTGACCGAGGGACTGGCCGACGAGGAGATCAGGCGGGCCATCGGCCAGCTCTCCGGATCCACCGTCCTCGGCCTGGAGGACACCGGCGCGATCATGAACCGCATCGGCAAGAGCGAGCTGTGCTGGGGCGACCAGATGTCGGTCGACGACATGCTGGCCCGGATCGCCGCCGTGACCCCGGACGACGTCCGCTCGGTCGCACAGGATGTACTGGCCCAGCGGCCCTCGCTCGCGGTGATCGGCCCGCTGAAGGAGAAGCAGGCCGCCCGTCTCGACGAAGCGGTCGCCTAG
- a CDS encoding polyribonucleotide nucleotidyltransferase — protein sequence MENETHYAEAVIDNGSFGTRTIRFETGRLARQAAGSAVAYLDDDTMVLSATTASKKPKDQLDFFPLTVDVEERQYAAGKIPGSFFRREGRPSEDAILTCRLIDRPLRPSFKKGLRNEIQVVATIMALNPDHLYDVIAINAASASTQLAGLPFSGPIGGVRVALIRGQWVAFPTHTELEDAVFDMVVAGRTLEDGDVAIMMVEAEATEKTIALVKGGAEAPTEEVVAAGLDAAKPFIKVLCKAQADLAAKAAKPEGEFPVFLDYQDDVYEALAAAVKGELSQALTIAGKQDREAELDRVKEIAAEKLLPAFEGREKEISAAYRSLTKALVRERVIKDKVRIDGRGITDIRTLAAEVEAIPRVHGSALFERGETQILGVTTLNMLRMEQQLDTLSPVTRKRYMHNYNFPPYSVGETGRVGSPKRREIGHGALAERAILPVLPTREEFPYAIRQVSEALGSNGSTSMGSVCASTMSLLNAGVPLKAPVAGIAMGLISQEIDGKTHYVALTDILGAEDAFGDMDFKVAGTKEFVTALQLDTKLDGIPASVLAAALKQARDARLHILDVMMEAIDTPDAMSPFAPRIITVKIPVDKIGEVIGPKGKMINQIQEDTGAEITIEDDGTIYIGASDGPAAEAARATINSIANPTMPEVGERYLGTVVKTTTFGAFVSLMPGKDGLLHISQIRKLAGGKRVENVEDVLAVGTKVQVEIAEIDQRGKLSLVPVIDGETAGDDADKDDSDK from the coding sequence GTGGAGAACGAGACCCACTACGCCGAGGCCGTCATTGACAACGGTTCCTTCGGCACCCGCACCATCCGCTTCGAGACGGGCCGTCTGGCCCGCCAGGCCGCCGGCTCCGCCGTTGCCTACCTGGACGACGACACGATGGTGCTGTCCGCCACCACCGCGTCGAAGAAGCCCAAGGACCAGCTCGACTTCTTCCCCCTGACGGTGGACGTCGAGGAGCGGCAGTACGCGGCCGGCAAGATCCCCGGCTCCTTCTTCCGCCGTGAGGGCCGCCCCTCCGAGGACGCGATCCTCACCTGCCGCCTGATCGACCGCCCGCTGCGCCCGTCCTTCAAGAAGGGCCTGCGCAACGAGATCCAGGTCGTCGCCACCATCATGGCGCTCAACCCCGACCACCTGTACGACGTCATCGCGATCAACGCCGCGTCCGCGTCCACGCAGCTGGCCGGCCTGCCCTTCTCCGGCCCGATCGGCGGCGTCCGCGTCGCGCTGATCCGCGGCCAGTGGGTGGCGTTCCCGACGCACACCGAGCTCGAGGACGCCGTCTTCGACATGGTCGTCGCGGGTCGCACCCTTGAGGACGGCGACGTCGCGATCATGATGGTCGAGGCCGAGGCCACCGAGAAGACCATCGCCCTCGTCAAGGGCGGCGCCGAGGCGCCGACCGAGGAGGTCGTCGCCGCCGGTCTGGACGCCGCGAAGCCCTTCATCAAGGTCCTCTGCAAGGCCCAGGCCGACCTGGCCGCCAAGGCCGCCAAGCCCGAGGGCGAGTTCCCGGTCTTCCTGGACTACCAGGACGACGTGTACGAGGCCCTCGCGGCCGCCGTCAAGGGCGAGCTTTCCCAGGCGCTGACCATCGCGGGCAAGCAGGACCGCGAGGCCGAGCTGGACCGCGTCAAGGAGATCGCCGCCGAGAAGCTCCTCCCGGCCTTCGAAGGCCGCGAGAAGGAGATCTCCGCCGCGTACCGCAGCCTGACCAAGGCCCTGGTGCGCGAGCGCGTCATCAAGGACAAGGTCCGCATCGACGGCCGCGGGATCACGGACATCCGTACCCTCGCCGCCGAGGTCGAGGCCATCCCGCGCGTGCACGGCTCGGCGCTGTTCGAGCGTGGCGAGACCCAGATCCTGGGCGTCACCACCCTCAACATGCTCCGCATGGAGCAGCAGCTGGACACCCTCTCCCCGGTGACCCGCAAGCGCTACATGCACAACTACAACTTCCCGCCGTACTCCGTCGGCGAGACCGGCCGCGTCGGTTCGCCGAAGCGCCGCGAGATCGGCCACGGCGCGCTCGCCGAGCGCGCGATCCTGCCGGTCCTCCCGACCCGCGAGGAGTTCCCCTACGCGATCCGTCAGGTGTCCGAGGCCCTCGGCTCCAACGGTTCGACGTCCATGGGCTCGGTCTGCGCCTCCACCATGTCGCTGCTGAACGCCGGTGTGCCCCTCAAGGCCCCCGTCGCCGGTATCGCCATGGGCCTGATCTCCCAGGAGATCGACGGCAAGACGCACTACGTCGCCCTCACCGACATCCTCGGTGCGGAGGACGCCTTCGGCGACATGGACTTCAAGGTCGCCGGCACCAAGGAGTTCGTCACCGCGCTCCAGCTGGACACCAAGCTGGACGGCATCCCGGCCTCCGTCCTGGCCGCGGCCCTCAAGCAGGCCCGCGACGCCCGCCTCCACATCCTCGACGTGATGATGGAAGCGATCGACACGCCGGACGCCATGTCCCCGTTCGCCCCGCGGATCATCACCGTCAAGATCCCCGTGGACAAGATCGGTGAGGTCATCGGCCCCAAGGGCAAGATGATCAACCAGATCCAGGAGGACACCGGCGCCGAGATCACGATCGAGGACGACGGCACCATCTACATCGGTGCCTCCGACGGCCCGGCCGCCGAGGCCGCCCGCGCCACGATCAACTCGATCGCCAACCCGACCATGCCGGAGGTCGGCGAGCGCTACCTGGGTACGGTCGTCAAGACCACCACCTTCGGTGCCTTCGTCTCCCTCATGCCCGGCAAGGACGGCCTGCTGCACATCTCGCAGATCCGCAAGCTCGCCGGTGGCAAGCGCGTGGAGAACGTCGAGGACGTGCTCGCGGTCGGCACCAAGGTCCAGGTGGAGATCGCCGAGATCGACCAGCGCGGCAAGCTCTCGCTGGTCCCCGTGATCGACGGCGAGACCGCCGGCGACGACGCTGACAAGGACGACTCCGACAAGTGA
- the rpsO gene encoding 30S ribosomal protein S15, producing MPLDAATKKQIITEFGAKEGDTGSPEVQVAMLSRRISDLTEHLKTHKHDHHSRRGLLILVGQRRRLLQYLAKKDIQRFRTLVERLGIRRGAAGAK from the coding sequence GTGCCGCTCGACGCCGCTACGAAGAAGCAGATCATCACCGAGTTCGGTGCCAAGGAGGGCGACACCGGCTCCCCCGAGGTCCAGGTTGCGATGCTCTCCCGCCGCATCTCGGACCTGACCGAGCACCTCAAGACGCACAAGCACGACCACCACTCCCGTCGTGGTCTGCTGATCCTGGTCGGCCAGCGTCGCCGCCTGCTGCAGTACCTGGCCAAGAAGGACATCCAGCGCTTCCGTACGCTGGTCGAGCGCCTCGGCATCCGCCGCGGTGCGGCCGGCGCCAAGTAA
- the eccD gene encoding type VII secretion integral membrane protein EccD, producing the protein MSTAGTTGFCRVTVVAPDSRIDVALPEDIAVADVYPELLRLTGQTQPVGAPTGFHLVRRSGTVLDGARTLAGQQVLDGEVLSLRPFAESLPPAVFDDVSDAVASAVVRDRHRWSDDMLRGAGLAGSAVLLVMLGFVLWYADPLRHDMHGLPGIIAGAVGVLLTAVAGVRARVYRDRLSAVALGLGALPHLMIAGSGIIAPAVGHGPGRLQFLLGCVCALTASVALVALTPSGDAPFVAATFVATTGTLATFAAIATEASATSTAAVCAPVAIGLVAFLPGLSARFARLPIGYAAPQSATDEYVDHAVTADRYETEPYGEQSGSDQHEAAGAPLDAEAIAAQARRGHEMLLGLVGGCAAVAVGAAAVLGFSDNVWGRLLALTTGLAMLLRARLFRYTSQVVCALTAGLVAIALLILGMALHPPRNLIEALLLDHDSSGLDLRTIWLTAAVAAGAALLAGIALVIPRKGLSPFWGRLLDLTEAAVLLALVPLTLAVLDVYSRARSLTS; encoded by the coding sequence GTGAGTACGGCCGGGACGACGGGATTCTGCAGGGTCACCGTCGTGGCCCCCGACAGCCGCATCGACGTCGCCCTCCCCGAGGACATCGCCGTCGCCGACGTCTACCCCGAGCTGCTGCGCCTCACCGGCCAGACCCAGCCGGTGGGCGCCCCGACCGGCTTCCACCTCGTCCGCCGCTCCGGCACCGTCCTCGACGGCGCCCGGACCCTCGCCGGGCAGCAGGTCCTCGACGGCGAGGTGCTGAGCCTGCGCCCCTTCGCGGAGTCCCTGCCGCCCGCCGTGTTCGACGACGTGTCCGACGCCGTCGCCTCCGCCGTCGTCCGCGACCGGCACCGCTGGAGCGACGACATGCTGCGCGGCGCGGGCCTGGCCGGCTCGGCCGTCCTGCTCGTCATGCTGGGCTTCGTCCTCTGGTACGCCGACCCGCTGCGCCACGACATGCACGGCCTGCCCGGGATCATCGCGGGCGCCGTCGGCGTCCTGCTCACCGCCGTCGCCGGAGTGCGCGCCCGCGTCTACCGCGACCGCCTCTCCGCCGTCGCGCTCGGCCTCGGCGCCCTCCCGCACCTGATGATCGCCGGCTCCGGGATCATCGCCCCGGCCGTCGGCCACGGCCCCGGACGCCTCCAGTTCCTGCTCGGCTGCGTCTGCGCCCTGACGGCCTCCGTCGCCCTGGTCGCGCTGACCCCCAGCGGCGACGCCCCGTTCGTGGCGGCCACCTTCGTCGCCACCACCGGGACCCTCGCCACCTTCGCGGCCATCGCCACCGAAGCCTCCGCCACCTCCACCGCCGCCGTCTGCGCCCCCGTGGCCATCGGCCTCGTCGCCTTCCTCCCCGGCCTCTCCGCCCGCTTCGCCCGCCTGCCCATCGGCTACGCCGCTCCGCAGAGCGCCACGGACGAGTACGTCGACCACGCGGTGACCGCGGACCGGTACGAGACCGAGCCGTACGGCGAGCAGTCCGGCTCCGACCAGCACGAGGCGGCCGGCGCCCCGCTCGACGCCGAGGCCATCGCCGCCCAGGCCCGCCGCGGCCACGAGATGCTGCTCGGCCTGGTCGGCGGCTGCGCCGCGGTCGCCGTCGGCGCCGCCGCCGTCCTCGGCTTCTCCGACAACGTCTGGGGCCGCCTGCTGGCGCTCACCACCGGCCTCGCCATGCTGCTGCGCGCCCGCCTCTTCCGTTACACCTCCCAGGTGGTCTGCGCCCTGACCGCGGGCCTCGTCGCCATCGCGCTGCTGATCCTGGGCATGGCCCTGCACCCGCCGAGGAACCTGATCGAAGCCCTCCTGCTGGACCACGACAGCAGCGGCCTGGACCTGCGGACGATCTGGCTGACCGCGGCCGTCGCGGCCGGCGCGGCCCTCCTCGCCGGAATTGCGCTGGTCATTCCCCGCAAGGGTCTGTCACCCTTCTGGGGGCGGCTGCTCGACCTCACCGAGGCGGCGGTCCTGCTCGCCCTTGTGCCGCTCACCCTGGCCGTGCTGGACGTATACTCCCGCGCCAGGTCTCTCACCAGCTGA